In Cinclus cinclus chromosome 1, bCinCin1.1, whole genome shotgun sequence, the sequence ctttcctttcctttcctttcctttcctttcctttcctttcctttcctttcctttcctgtctaATGCTGGGACAGTTCTCTCCCACTCTTCCTGGGAAGCTTTTCCTGATAAAATTGTGGCTGTTGAAAGCATGGAGGACTTTGGTGGTGTGCTTGagctttcttcttcccttctggAGGTGCACTGCAGGGTTTTTGGACTGCAGGGCCTTAGTTTTCCAATACTGTCATGGAAATGGAAGGATGGATGTTCAGGGGTTCCCTCTGGCTGAATCCATCACACAACTGCTCACAGCTGCAAGTGCTAGGTTGACATGAGCTCATCTCCTCCTGTACCCACTGACAGTTCACTGCCTGAGCTGTAACTGCACACAGAATATCTTGTTATCCAttataaagaatattttgttaCCCATTATAAAGACCCCTAAGCAAATTGCCACACCTTATTCTTTTTAGTATTctaatttttccccaaaatcctcatTAGTCGTGTCAGAAGATTTTTGTAAACTGGGAccagtaattaaaataaaattaaattattaattaaataaagtAAACAAGCATGTCAGTGTAGGAAGATAGGTTGAAAGGATAGTGCAGGATAGTTCAGAAGGCAATCTCTCCTGATGAATTACAGCAGTACTGATTACTGAGAGTGGAAACATCTGTGCCTGCCCAATGAATTTGGgtgttataaaagagtgggttaGCTGGTCACCAGTCTTAGCTTGAGTTCGAGCTTGAGACCCAGATCCTGCTGGCTGTGGtaagggacagacagggttaggcagctgggaaagggacagcttgGGGTTTAGCTAGTCATACAGAGTGAAAGgagtcagagctgtgtggagctgcctgtaaGATCAGGAGTCAGTACTGTATTAAGCTGCCTATGAGGGAAGGAGTCAGAGTTGTTGGAAAGAAGTGTACTGAAAGAAGGcataaaaagtttttttaataaaggactgATGGTGATGCTAGTCCAGTCTGTCTTGACATTACTGCAACACATCAGTAAGTAAAATTTTCTATTAATTAGTAGTTACCGGCTGAAAATCTACATTTGGGGTATTTTAAGTTTGTGACTTAGTTTCTTTGACAGTTGTGATGGTTCTAACAAGGAGCCAACCCCTGcttagagtcacagaatcagagagtaagctgagttggaagggccacaaggatcatggaggctaactcctggccctgcacaggaccaccCCCAGGTGTCCCACTGTGTACCTGGGAGTATTGCCCAAATGCTTTTTGAACTCTGCcagggagcctgttcagtgcccaaccaccctctgggtaaagaacctttttctaGTTTCCAACCTAACCCTCCCCTgatccagctccagctgctcccttgAGTCCTGCCACTGGTTACCACAGCTGCAGACAGGTGATcccaggagctggaacagagcaaaatgaaattaaaaaaaaaaaatccattaccTAAGTGCAGAGTCCATCTGAATTCAGCAAGATGGGCTGTaacagaagaaattttatttattccttgaCCTGAACTCATCTCACACCCAGGAAAGTTACAGATCATAAATATCCTTTGGGGTTCCAGATgatttcttcccttctgctttacCTGAGAGGGAAGGATTTTGGAAGATTAATGAAATACCCAGAATTTtgtgcatgtatatatatatacacatatgtgtgtgtgtatgtgtgtgtgtatagctgtttatttctttgtttactTATATGTATAAACCATCATTTTTCATGCAAACTGAGAATTCATCAATGTGGTATTGTTCTTGTTGCAACCCAGGGAATTAAAGGATGCCAGCAATTAATGGAATAATGGAAGCACaagatggtttgggttggaagggacctttaaagctcatcttgttctaCCGTATGTgctgggcaaggacaccttccaccagaccaggtggTTCCAAGCCATGGAGCACATGCAGAACTGGGGCAGACACAAGGGCACAAACAcagtttctggggtttttttcacagttcGAATTCATGGGTctattttggaggaaaaaatacacacacagtAAGTGCAGAGTTTTCCAGGCTCCCTCCGAACATCCCCTGCAAGCTCCCCCTGATCATCCCATCCAGGCCAGCAGCCCACTGTGTTCAGTGGTACCAGGACACCCACACCTCCACATCCATATTTTCCTGGTGCCTCAGAGAAACCCATGAGGATCAGTTTGCTTTCACATCAAATTTACTTCTTTGCTGGTACCATTTTCCCTTCTTACTCACAAATATACTGAGCACCACTAGCAGCTGGGGAACTTGAGTGACTCCTCACAGTAagaactgggagcagagcctaACCCCCATCTGGCTGCACCCTCTTGTCAGGGAATTGCAGAGCAATGACGGAGTTCTCCCATATCAGCCCAGCTGAGCATGAGTGTTTCCTGATGTCCCTCGGAACCTACCACCTGCAAGGGTAATTTTCTGCCCACTTAGTCTttgtgctggcagcagagatgCTCTGGTCACAGTTTGTAAATGTCTTCTCTAGACTGAGGAATCAGAGTTCAGGCATAAACTGCTGTTTTTTGGGATGTGAGGAATGAAACGTCCATATCCTCAGCCCACTCTGGCTGTGTGTTCCTCCTGAACCTGTGtagtgctgctgttttctgtggTCCTACCACGTAACAGTCAGTATTACCTGGTGCTTATTTAAAGCTCAGTATTCTCCCTCTTCTTTCATTACTGTAgtgaaataattatattaatcAATATAAAACTGCATTTCCGCTTTTACCAGCATgacatttcttctgctgttctGATTGTCCAGCAGTACCACAGGGTTCTTCTGATGCTTCTTCCTTTTAATGCTGCAGTTGGTCGTTTGTCTCTCACACTTCCCATCTCTGACCACTGTGAGCAGTTTGCTGTAGGACCATTGTCCCCTTTGTGGGTTATATCTTGATGAGTTGGATATGTTGTTCTTCTATCCAAGATTGATGGAATATGGGATCAAGTCCTTAAAGTGACATGATACTGCTGAAATAGTTAAAAGCAGGAACATTGGTGACTTGAGCATcctaaaatcacagaatcttaGGATGGTCTGAATGGGAGGGGACCTTAAATACCATTTTGTTCCACACCCCCTGCATGGGCAGGGCACCTTCACCAGAGATACATACTGGAGTGCTctgtactttttttctcttacacagaggaaaaaaaaaaagaattagagTGGGAAGATAAATGGAGACAATTTAGACTGTAAAGGCAGCTGCATGTGTGGACTATAAAGATTATTATCTGTTGCAATACATCACATGTGGACCTGCTGGAATTTTCCTATCCTTATATTAAGaccatattttttcctgttgtatCATGCAGCTTTACCAAGAGTTTCAGTTTGGGGCAGGAGTAAcgcagcactgctgtgtgctaGGCAGGTCTGATAAGCACTTCAAACTAGTTTATCCTTACAGCTCTTAATGAGTGATAGTCTGAAGTCTTTATCTTCCTCTAAATCCATGCCAATCCCTCCCATTCTGGAAGCAGAAGTGTTGTATGGCAAcgacagcagcagcaaacctcACCTTCTGTACTCACTCTCAGTAACCAAACTTAGCAGGAGTCACTCACTCTTTTGGGGTCATGAGGAAGTAAGTCTCTGCTGGCACCTCAGTGGTGGGGTGCAGGAAAAGAACATTCCAGCATTGACATTAGTTCAGAGTCTAAAGCCAAAGTGCTTTGAGCAATGTGTGAATCAGTCAGATTTTGTTGTGGCACAGCaagcttttccttaaaaaataggTTAAAATCAGATTTGTCTATAGTCTCAAATAATTGTCCCCTATAGACAATTATCAAATATTGCATGTAAGCCCCTTtagctctgtttttttctcaacaTGAGGCAACTGAAGAAGTGATCACATcccttgttttttatttcttcattcatCTCATGAAGACTCCTCTGCCTTCTGACTGTGTTACGCCAGCAGGACACCCCTGTACTCACCTGCACCCACACGCCACCTGCTTCTGATCACATGCTGAAGTGGTTATAACACTCTATTTGTAAGGGTCCAGAGGGTGCCCTTGTGTTCAGGCAAGCACTTTTGGTTTACGGCCACATTATACATAGTAAATAACTTCAGTAAcatttggaaattaattttaatggagTGTAGATAATAACCACCTACAACTTTGCTCTTGACTtgcaaaaaattatatattgaaGCTTAGCAACCAGCAGCCTAAAAGAGAAAGTTGGGCATTCTGTTGGATGCATTGGCCTTGCTTATCCCAGTGTTACTTGGCTGATTTGTTCCTTATTTTGGCCCAAAACAGTTAACTGTGTGAGGGTAGTGATTAAGTGACTCACACCTTTGCCTAATTTTAGGCTCCCATGCCTTTGGATTGAACTTTCTCCAGCATTGCTCCATGTTCTTTTAATCTCTGCCTTTGCCCTATGAGAAGATGTGTTGCTGTCATGACACTGCTTTCAGGGATGcgttttctttccctccagctTTCCCTTCCCTGATGGCTCGTCGATCCCAAAGCTCCTCACAGGGGGACAACCCCCTGGACCCAAACTACCTTCCCCCCCACTACAAGGAGTATTACCGCCTGGCCCTGGATGTGCTCACAGAGGAGGGCAAGGAGAGTTACCAGCGCTTCCTGGCCGAGGAGGCAGCTCCTGATTTCCTCTGTGCCTCTGAGGTCGATCACATCATCCAGAACCTCCAGAAGCCCCAGTACGCCAACCAGGagggcagcacagacactgcGGGTGACAATGACATGGACGGATCCTCTGGGACTTACTGGCCCATGAACTCAGATCTGGCCATTCCTGAGCTTGACCTGGGCTGGCCAATGGTCTTTGGGTTCAGGGGAACAGAGGTGACAACACTGGTGCAGCCACCCCCGCCAGACAACCCCAGCATTAAGGAGGAGGCTCGCAGGATGATTCGAGCAGCTCAGCAGGTGAGACAGGGAGAGCCCAGCTAGAGCAGAGGTAAAATCACACATGTGCCAGAGAAGCATCGGAATAGAGAATCATAATGCAGTGGTTTGGGTcagagggaccttaaagctcatccacttctaccccctgccatgggtagggacaccttccactatcccaggttgctccaagtcctgtccaacctggccttcgACACTTCCAGGTATGGGGCAGCCGCAGTTTCTCACggcagggaacaatttcttccaaatatctaactgccctctggcagtgtaAAACCACTCCCCCTTGTTTTGTCACTCCCTGTCCAAAGTCCCTCCTGAGCTCTCTTGCTGCcacttcaggcactggaaggagcacttctccagcctgagcaaCATCAGGTCCTCTGCTAATTCCCTCAACTTTGTTTCCAGAACCTGACAAAGGAGCAGGATGATTCAAATCCACCATTCACTGCACCACAGCTTGTCTCTGCTCTCCTGTCATGGCACAGTGTCCAAGGCCATGCTAAAATACACCAAGAGTTCACAGAATCCCAAAAcatgagagagaaaaggggCCTCTGGAGCTGGTCCTGTCTACCCCCCTGCTCAGAGGAGGGTCACTTAGGATGTGTATTTGAGCATCCCCAAGTGTGGAGACTAAACCTTTCTGGACATCCTGTTCCCATGTTGGTCTCCTTACAGTCCCAGAGGCATTTCTGTAACCAAACTGTAATTTCCCGTGTTTCAGTTTGTATCTTGTCCTCTCCctgggcaccactgagaagagttTGGCTCCTTCCTTGCTCGCTTTCCATTGTGTGTTTGTactcagggagctgggaaggatgGGACAGTAGACCTGTGAAGCTGCTTCTCATATAATCAGCACATGGATGCAGCTGAGTAGTAGCTGCCTGAATGCTGGCCAGGAAGTTACCTAAAAATGGCATGTGAATGTTGACTTGGGGGGACCAGCTCCATAGACCATCCAGTATGATTACATGGCCAAAAAACTCAGGAATCATGGGATGCATGAGTCGGGAAATACAGAGGGAGGTTTCCCCTCACCTGCATACACAGAATATGCACCTTCCTGGACAGAAATTCTCTTTCCAGTTTGGGGCCCACAGTGCTTATCGAGACCTTTAACTGGGACATTTCCCGTTTCAAAAGGAAGCTGAGATGGGGACAGTGCAGCTTTGGAGTGTGAGAAGCTGGGAAACATGGTTGGTCAGGACATGAGGCAAGCACAGGTGGCTGACTGCAATCCCTTCCCCAGGTGGTGGCCATTGTGATGGACATTTTCACGGATGTGGATCTGCTGTTTGAGGTTCTGGATGCTGCTTCTCGCCGAGTGCCCGTCTACATCCTGCTGGATGAAATGAACTCCCAGCTTTTCCTCGACACAGCTGCCAAGTGCAGAGTCAACCTGAACTATGTGGAGGTGAGCAAAGACCTGCCCTGATTTGTGTCCGAAGGGGGTGTGTCCTGCAACACAGAGGGCCAGTATGGCAGGAAACACCTTAGAAAGGGGAGAACAGGCCGTAGCCTGGTGAAAGTTGAGTGTGAAGACAGTGAGGAGAGCTGACATGGGGTGAAGACTGAAGATGTGCTGAGAGGGTTTGTACATCGGTGTGTCTGCAGGCAGAacccctggagctggaggatAATCGCAGTGGCAAGATGGAGGTTCAAAGGAGTcagggaaggaggggcaggggagggaatgAGGGTCCCATCTGAGTCAATGCCTTTCTGGTTTGCAGTTCCTGAGGGTGAGGACAGTGTCTGGCCCAACCTACTACTGCCGCACAGGGATGTCCTTCAAGGGGCACCTGAAGGAGAAGTTCCTGCTGGTGGACTGCATGGTGGTGCTGAGTGGCAACTACAGGTGAGGAGCTCTGTCCAGTTCAGAGAGACACTTAGGTGCTTTGTGCAAGTGGCTGGCTGAAGAGGAGCTCAGCTCCCATCTGATCCATTCCAGGGAGAATTTGCCATAGCCTAAGGAGTGTTAAGATTTGCATCTTAGTCTGGACCAAATGAACTTTGACCTCCACTCTCAGAATCATCAAATCACAGTATGGTCTGTGTGGTaagggactttaaagctcatcttgttccacccctaCAGCTccacatgggcagggacacgtTCCActaggttgctccaagcctcatccaacctggccttggccacttccagggatggggcaaccacagctcctctgggcaatAGAGGTGGGTGGTTTTAGTTAGGACTGAGATCAGCCATTAACACATTACTACCCTTTTGGGAATAACAATCGACCAGCTAAGGTGTTCATTTTTTGGCAGAATGTTTTAGTGAACTGCAGTAGAATTTCTCCTCCACATATTAAAAGGGTGATAGGGTAAACACCTGTCATGCTCTAAGAATGTAATCacataatcacagaatggtttgggttgcagAGACCCTAAAGCTCATATGGTTTCTCCCCCTGCTGTTGGCAGGGAGACCTTCTAGGCCAGGGTGCTCAAAGCCTACCATGAGTTGCTTCTTGTGGTGGGAGATAAGCAGATAGAATTAAGCGTATTTTAAAACTCAGTATGTGAAGAAAAGAATTATAAGACTCTGATTAAAGTGCACATTCCTTGATAATAAGATTCCACTTTGATTTTATTCCCTGACGTTTGAGAAGAATTACTGATATTTGATGCTGTACCAAACAACTAACTGTTCTGATTGGATAATTTTTTGTTTACAAGAGCATCAAGTTAATTGTTCAGGACTTCTTCTACCACACTCCCATGTGCTTTGGGCTTTCAAATATTGTATCAGTTCTGAAGTGGGGAGttgtggaagtgttcaagatgAGGCTCaacaaggcttggagcaacctgggctaatggaaggtgtccctgcacatggctgggGTGAAACAAGGTGTgatgatcccttccaacccaaaccagtctgggattctgagAGACAGGCTGGTGAATTGGTAAAGCAGCATTCTGGCACTTCCACATGGGTATCAGGGACAAAAGTTTTGCTCACTGAAGGATACTGAGTagtaaatattttggaaaaagtaCTCCATTTTGCAGTGGAGGTAGATACACCAGCTAAAGAACTCCTTGAGGCCAGACAACCCCAAACCAAGCTTCCCTCACATTAAGAattaaaatactaattaaaagaaaaaagacagtaATTCTAAGGGTTTTGGTTaagcccagcaggcagccaaaCTTCACAAAAATGTCCCTCATGGTTCCCAGCAGCATGTGGTAGAGAACTGTAAAGGTCAGAACACTCTTGGGTTGTGATACAGTTTTAACAGCTACAGCAAACCTGCACACACCAGTAAGGCCAAATAAGGGATCCCTTACCCACTTCCCATTGGCCAGCAgatgggaaaacaaaagcagagctTGACTTGGGAATATGGATGCCATAACACTGAACATCTTCCTTatttccagcccagctccttctgTTCAGTCCCCCCCAAACTGTGTGGGTGGAAGAATTGTGCCACCCCAGGAGTAAGatcttgggtttgtttttttggaggTTCCTGTTGACACATCTCCCCAGTCTTTGGGGTCCCTGGACTGGTGTCACCTGCCAGGTGCTGAGTGTAAAACTGACTTTTGTCCAGGTCATTACTGACAGGGATAAAGACAGGAACATCTACTTCACATAAGGATTATCATCACCTCACACTCTTGAGTGACATGACTGACTGGCTCTCTGCTAAGTTATGATCCCAAATCAATCAAGCTGTTAGGTTTGGGAACAGTTATATGTTACAAGTAGCTGCAGGGAAATTTTCTGTTGTTATTTTGCCCTATTTCTGCTCAAGCAGAAAATTTAGAATTTGCTTCAGgtgagaaaatgttttaatgaaaacaggTAGAGCTGAGTTAGTCAATGGTAATACCTTCCATCACTTCTGTTCTCTCTGCAGTTTCATGTGGTCCTTTGAGAAGATTCACAGGAGCATTGCGCACATCTTCCAGGGTGAGCTGGTGGCCAGCTTTGATGAAGAATTCCGCATTTTGTTTGCACAGTCAGAACCTCTTGTTCCTCCAGCCAACGTCTTGGCAAAGGCAGAGAACATGTTTGCCATGGCTCCTTTTGGCAGTAACATGCCTTTCTTTCCCAAAAAAGGCCCCCTGATGTTCCAGAGGGATGAGAGTCTCTTCCCCTCCTTCATGGACAGAGTGGATCCGGACAGGTACTTCCTCTCCAATTTTCGACGGGATGACATGCTACGGCACACTGTGGAGGGGTCAGCCATGCGGATGTATAAAAAAGTGGAAATGGAGAATTCCCAGGTGGATCCGGTCAGGGGTTTCCTCCGTTCcaagcagctggagctggacgCTTTTAAGAGACACAGTTTTGCAGAAGGAACGTTTGAAAATTTTGCTTCTGCCAAGCAGTACACCCGGCAGATGTTCATGAACAACATGGACGAGTTCAAAATCCAGTCCAGTCATTTCCAGAAGGACCAGTTCTACCAGTATCAGTTTGAACATCCCCATCTTTCTGGCAGACCTCAGGGATTCTTTGATAGGATTCGAGGGGGGAGGCCAGGATTCAATGAACTAGAAGACTACGGAGAGGGACCCCGATACCCTGAACTAGAGCCCAGTTTCCCACAAGAGAGTTTCCCCTTACGGCTGGATTACGTGCCCTCAAATTCCTCCAGGGAGGTGAGACACGGCTCTGACCAACTGAACCCTGCGGGCAATGGCCCCATGGGAATGATGTTACGGAGGCAGAATATAGGACAGAAATTCATTTGCCAGACTTCTCCCACGCAgaagcagagcctggagcagcgCCTGTTCCTACAGGACAAGGACGAAGACCAGGATGATGACAAGAACACGCAGGAAAACAGAACAGGGTTACGGAACTGG encodes:
- the FAM83H gene encoding protein FAM83H; its protein translation is MARRSQSSSQGDNPLDPNYLPPHYKEYYRLALDVLTEEGKESYQRFLAEEAAPDFLCASEVDHIIQNLQKPQYANQEGSTDTAGDNDMDGSSGTYWPMNSDLAIPELDLGWPMVFGFRGTEVTTLVQPPPPDNPSIKEEARRMIRAAQQVVAIVMDIFTDVDLLFEVLDAASRRVPVYILLDEMNSQLFLDTAAKCRVNLNYVEFLRVRTVSGPTYYCRTGMSFKGHLKEKFLLVDCMVVLSGNYSFMWSFEKIHRSIAHIFQGELVASFDEEFRILFAQSEPLVPPANVLAKAENMFAMAPFGSNMPFFPKKGPLMFQRDESLFPSFMDRVDPDRYFLSNFRRDDMLRHTVEGSAMRMYKKVEMENSQVDPVRGFLRSKQLELDAFKRHSFAEGTFENFASAKQYTRQMFMNNMDEFKIQSSHFQKDQFYQYQFEHPHLSGRPQGFFDRIRGGRPGFNELEDYGEGPRYPELEPSFPQESFPLRLDYVPSNSSREVRHGSDQLNPAGNGPMGMMLRRQNIGQKFICQTSPTQKQSLEQRLFLQDKDEDQDDDKNTQENRTGLRNWRISSYLSAYQSEPDEGLPMPMESEAYNDALGDPLTKHPTDLVPAFKPPTPFNSKPLGIDSAKESPDSDRTGEETSIMKPDAFRSRINPLIQRSSRLRSSLIFSAAKLDQPNTTMEKVQMIQKEQMSSELTKDNETIKTAASSKVAELLEKYKAVGKDMERGTVTHTKAVSGYLQEESQNTEKKCTKSVQYKILESRVLDSKDSCSTYKMHGELDRAFGIASSTPQLGDALSKDPLAHLGTKVDKLSSRFYPIENKPPLPEKESLIFVGDTQKLALPEKKDRVTFREDSPKLVNTEVKKPQVRTSTTSSVLESLSRSQGSDSSLNKSEEDCSKQEQNPMEFLRKGSLRLKQLLNPKGEKKLEEEPASESGKCDKQTVVLKRSSTGDCQEVMEEEKNPKFAAAPPPKSSQTTQGRFPSSTANILYSSNLRDDTKVILEQISANSQKNRAELAKQLPSTSNPDLSRSTTSLERKGEKEKSCNIHRSESFGSQKRNLQRQPSEDRDTLLKKMENMRKEKRVYSRFEVFCKKDEHTSPSEEEYDTDAKDKKMGKFMPKILGTFKTKK